CATCCCCGTTGGGGGGCGGAGCCATAATGTCGTAGAGCGTCTTGCCCTCGATGAATTCCATCACGAAGAAGTGGAACCCGTCCGGCGACTCGGCCACGTCGATCGCCTGCACGATGTTGTTGTGCGATAGTCGGGCGGCGGCCTTACCCTCTTTGTAGAAGCGGTCGACGAAGTCCTTGCTCTCGCTCATCCGCTTCGGCAACACCTTCACGGCGACGATGCGGTCCAGCGAGATCTGCCGGGCCTTGTAGACCGTCGCCATCGCCCCCTTGCCGACTTTAACGATCAGCTGGTAGCCGGGCAGCTGGCTAGTGGCCTTGCGCTCTTCAACCTGCTGGCGCAACCGCTTGGCCTGGTTGGCCGTGATGAAATTATTCTCGACGAGAATATCGGCCAGGCTGCGCGCGTTTGGATCGGACGACTGCTTCTGCTGTTCACGGCAGAAGCTCAGTTCCGAGCGCGTGGCTAGCCCCGCTTCGACAACGACCTTGCCGACCTCGGTATCGAGGCTGGTCGTGATCCCGGTAACGTTGCTGTCGGATCGGCTCATTGCTGTAGTATTGATCGGCTCGGCTCACCGGGAAGCTAAATGCCGACTCGCGGGCTGTCAAGAAAAGATAAACTGGGGAAACCCCGTTCCCACGCGGGTTTACGGCGATTTGTCCCCAATCCTCACCTGCCTGTCGGTCGACTTCACGTCTTGCAAAGGTGCCGAGAAGTTGCCGCGTCGCACATTGCCACGTATCAAGGCGATATGGTAACCGCTGGCACAGATAACTGGAATGCGGGTTTGTATAACCGGGCTCACGCCTTCGTCTACCAGGCCGCTGCCGATTTGGTCGATCTGCTCGCGCCCCAACCCGGCGAGATGATTTTAGACTTGGGTTGTGGCACGGGGCCACTCGCCAGCCGGGTCGCCGGTGCGGGCGCAACCGTGCTCGGCATCGATTCGTCACCCGCCATGATCGAGGCTGCTAGGGCCGGCTTTCCCAAGCTCGACTTTCGGGTCGCCGACGCGCGAAGCTTCCGGACCGATACACCGTTGGATGCCGTCTTTTCTAACGCCACGCTGCACTGGGTTCGCCCGCCGGCCGAGGCGGTGGAGACCATCTGGCTGGCGCTGAAACCGGGCGGACGGTTCGTGGCCGAGTTCGGCGCGCAGCGGAACGTGCTGGCGGTGCGGACGGCGATGGAGGCGGCGCTGCGCGAGATGCGCATCGACCCGACCGGCCTGAGCCCGTGGTACTTCCCCTCGCCAGGTGAGTACGCGACGCTGCTGGAGGCGCAGGGATTCGAGGTCGGCCAGATCGCCTCCTTTCCGCGGTTCACAAAGCTCGAGGGGGCCGACGGGCTGCGCAACTGGATCCGCATGTTCGCGTCGGCCTACCTGACCGCGGTGCCGGAGGGGCAGCGCGACGCATTCTTGTCGCGCGCCGAGGACCTCGCGCGGCCGACGCTGTTCCGCGACGACATGTGGCACGCCGACTATCGCCGCTTGCGCGTCGCCGCGGTCCGGCCGAGCTAGTTTCGCTATCGCGCAATCCCTATCATCCATCCCCGACCCCCAACTGGAGCAACGAATGGAAGCCGCCTTGCCGATCTTGATGACCTTGTTCTCGATCCTGATCCCCGCCAAGTCGTGGTTCGCGCCCAACCAGCCGCTGGACGTGAAGAACGATTCGAAGGAAGTCGTCACGTTGGTCTTGACGACCTTTACCGGCCAGGCCATCGAAGCGGGCGGGGCGACCAAGCTGGAGCCCGGTAAGGATGTGGACCTGAAAGCGGTTTTTCCGCAGGTCGCCACGCCGGGCACGTACCTGCTGTACGCGGTGCCGGAGGGCAAGTCGCTACCGGAATTTATCGGCACTCCACTCGTGATCGGTGTTCGGCAAGATAAGCGCGAAGGCGCGCCGAGTGGGCCGGTCGTGACGAAGGTCGAACCCCTGCGCTACGCGGTGGCGACAACGGGAAAAGGGAAGATGACGATCATCTTCTACTTCGACGTTGCGCCGAACACTGGGGCCAGCTTCCTGTCGCTCGCAGACGGCGGGTATTTCGATGGGCTGACGTTCCACCGCGTGGTGCCCGAGTTCGTCATTCAAGGTGGCGACCCGCGCGGTGATGGCACCGGTGGACCGGGCTATTCTTTGCCCCCCGAGTTCAACGACCGCCCGCACACCGCCGGCACGCTTTCGATGGCCCGCCAGGGCGACCCGAGCGAAGCGCCCGGCGTTCCCCCGCGCTACGAGTTCGCCGCCAGCGCCGGCAGCCAGTTCTTCGTCTGCCTCGACTACGAGCGCACGAAGCAGCTCGATGGCCGTTACACGGTGTTCGGCAAAGTGGTGGAAGGCATGGACACCGTCCGCGCCATCGCCGACACGAAGCTCGCCGACCCCGCGACCGGAAAGCCGGAACAGCCGCAGGTGATCGAGAAGATTGAAGTGATCCCGGTGACGCCGGGGAAGAATCCGTATGAGAAGCTGGATGTAGAGGAAGCGAAGTAAATTGGGAAGGGGGATGACAAGGCGAGGGGGTGGTGATCGCGCTGGAAGTGCAGCGACTGTCCTCACCTTTTCACCTTGTCACCCCTCACCTTGTCCATCCCAGCAAGCCGCGTCACGTTACCGGTCCGTCGCCCCCGTCATGTTCGTCTGAATTCGGCATAGCGCCTTTGTCGCGGTCATGTAAAGCGTCTTCCCATCCGGCCCACCGAAGGTGAGGTTCGTCACGGTGTGCGGCGTCAGAATCGTGCCGATCGGGCGACCGTCGGGGGTGAAGATCTGCACGCCGTCACCGGCGCTCGACCAGATCCGGCCATCGCGGTCGATGCGGATGCCATCGGGCACGCCATCCTTGCGCGAGCGATCGAGCGCCGCGACCGAGCGGCCGTTGGCGTTCACCGTACCGTCGGGGTTCACGTCGAACGCCTGCGTGTCCTTCGGGCCGTTCCACAGGCTCTCGGCGACGTAAAGGATCTTCTCGTCCGGTGAAAAGGCCAACCCGTTGGGCATGTCCATGTGGGTCAGCACCGCGGTGGTCGTGTCGGTCTTCGGGTCGTAGCGGAAGACGTTCTGCGTGTCGATCTCGCGCTTCTCCCCACGCGGCACACCGTACGGCGGATCGGTGAACCAGATCGTACCGTCCGACTTCACCACCACGTCGTTTGGCGAGTTGAGCTTCTTGCCCTCGAAGTTGTTGGCCAGCTCGCGGACCGTGCCGTCCTTCTCGGTGACGGTCACGCGGCGCAGCGTCTGCTCGCAGGTGACCAGGCGGCCTTCGAGATCCTTCGTGTTGCCGTTCGACCGCTGGGACGGCTTGCGCCACTCGCTAATGCCCTCGCCTTGCGACCACTTGAAGATCGTGTTGGCCGGCTGGTCGCTGAAGAGCAGGTAGCCACCGTTGTCGGTGTTGAACCAGACCGGTCCCTCGATGAAGCCGAAGTCGCCCGCGAGCGTCTCCACCTCCGCCTGGGGCGGAATGATCTTCTCGAACTCGGCCTTGTCGACCACAACGAAAGTTTCACCAGACGCCATCGATCCTCCAATCAGTCCGAACACTGCCGCCAATAACCATTTGCGCATACGGTGCAGTGTGAACCAATTCCCGAGGTTTGGCAACCGGGCTAGAAGTCCAACTGGCCGAACGTCTTGTACCGGTAGCCACTGCCGATGTTAACGGCCTTTATGTGACCGACGGTCGCCTCGCCGGGCATGTGGCTGTGCCCACAGTAGACGGTCGAGACGTTCGGATAGCGCAGCAGCGTACGGCCGATTTGCTCGCTGCCCAGGTAGGCCTTGGCGAAGTCCCACTGGGCAGATTTTGGCGGTGGCAGCAGCTCGCGGAAGGGCAGGTGATGCACGGCCGCGATGATCTGCCGGGCACCGGCGTTCGCCTCGCACGCGCTGGCAAGGTTGGCGAGCCGTTCGGTGAGAAAGTCGTGGTCGCTGCGACCCAGCTTGATGAACTTGCCGTCGTTCCACCGTGCTACGGTGTCGCGCGCGACGTCGCTGATGTCCGTGTCCGGCTGAAACAGGTGCTCGTATCCGCCAAGATAAGTCGCGGCGCCGGGTGAGAGCTTGGCGCCGTAGAAACGATCGGGGATGCCGAGCGAGGCCTGCGCAAACGAATAATCGTACCAGCCGACGCTGCCCACGATTGCCACATCACCCGCGACGAACGGCTGCGTCTCCAGCCACTGCCAACCCATCGCGGTCACCCGGCGAGGGAGTTCCTCGTTGAACAACGCGTAGCTGTCGGCGCGGTGCGTCCACAACTCATGATTGCCTGCGACGATCAGCTTCGGCCCATCGAATTTGAAGCGCGACAGGCACCGTTCGATCACGTCACCGTCGGCCACGCCGGTGTCGCCAACGATTAGCAGCACATCACCACCGGCCGCGTTCATGCGGTCGATCAGTTCGTCCGCGAGCGGTCGAGAAACCGGATGGTTGTAGTGCAGATCGGCAGTGACGATGAGCCGCATGATCGCATTCTAGGGCGCGTCACCTTTCACCGTCGCGTCGTTTAGCCGCGGGCTTGCCGCGATCGAATGTGAACCCGTCGCGGGCAAGCCCGCGGCAAAGGACGGGGAATGAACCCTCGCTATACCCCCGGCTTTTCTCCAGGCGGAATTTCCGGTTCCTGTTCCGGCTCGACCAGGTCCTGCGCCATGCGGCTCATGAAGAACTGCAACTCGCTCATCACCACCGCGGTTGGTAGCGGGTCGCGCAGGTCGTACTGGTGGCTATGGTCCTCGGCCGAGTCGTCACCGCGCTTTTCACCTTCGGTGATGATGTGGTGCTCGAACGTCACGGCGTCCTCGTGGCTCTGCGTGATCACCAGTTCGCCCCAGCGCCACGCGAGGTGCACGCGCAGTGACAGTTGGTTGCCCCACGTCGACACGCGATGCACGATCCCGTTCTTGGCCAGCAGTTGCACAAGGCCATCGACCGCGGGCAGGACGCCCTGGTTCAGCAAATCGGCGTAGTTGCGGTTGTAATCCTGCTGGCGCTCCATCGCCTCGCGCTCGGCGGCAAGCTTTTCGGGGGGAACATCGCGATACGGGCCAACGCGGCCCATCCACCACTTGGCGAACGGTTTGTCGAGCATAGTTCGGCAACTATAGCGTGCCGCACCCCCGAAGAGAACGCGACGCCACGACGCATTGGCCAACTTGCCGCAGCGTATTGGCGCTTACCCAGATTTCAGTCCGATAAAAGGTTCGCTGGGCGGGCCTTGCGCGCCCGTGGCGCGCGCAAGTGCGCGCCGGCGCGCCACTTGCATTGATGACACCGGGCAAACTTGCTGTACGTCAGGAGGACGACCGACCGATCTGGAGCACCGCTCGGATGCGGACATCGTGCGCCCGCGCCGCTGGAAGCGGCGCTGTTCCGTCATGGACGACGCTGACGGAGCGACGCCAATGTCATTCAATTTGAAATCCCCTCGTCGTAAGCCGTCGCGCGCGCCCATGCCGGCCGCCGTGCAACCCATGTTGGCCACGGGCGGGGTGCTGCCGGTCGACCTCGACCAGTACGCGTTCGAGTACAAGTGGGACGGTGTGCGCGGCATCGCGTACGTAGAACCCGACGGTTTGAAACTGCACAGCCGCAACGGACTGGACATCACCTTCAAGTATCCCGAACTGCAACCCCTGGCCGCCGCGTTGGATGGACGCCGGGCTATTTTGGACGGCGAGATCGTCTGCCTGCACGACGCCGGCCATCCGAGCTTTCCCCACCTGCAGCAGCGCATGCAGGTCAGTAGTCGGGCGGCCGTCGAGAAGGTGCGCAAGCAGTACCCCGTCTGGTTCGTCCTGTTCGACGTGCTGTGGCTGGACGGCCAATGGACGACCCATTTGCCGTTGCCCGAACGGCGGGAACTGCTGGAAGAACTGACCGTCGAAGGCCCCAACTGGCAGACCAGCCCGTCGCACATCGGTGAAGGCAGGACCATGCTGGAGACCGCGAGGCGGCACGGCATCGAGGGCATCGTCGCCAAGCGCCTCGACAGCACCTACGAGCCCGGACGGCGGTCGTCGGCGTGGGTCAAGATCAAGATCGTGCATCGGCAGGAGTTCGTGATCGGTGGCTGGGTGCCGGAAGAATCGGCC
The Tepidisphaeraceae bacterium DNA segment above includes these coding regions:
- a CDS encoding metallophosphoesterase; the protein is MRLIVTADLHYNHPVSRPLADELIDRMNAAGGDVLLIVGDTGVADGDVIERCLSRFKFDGPKLIVAGNHELWTHRADSYALFNEELPRRVTAMGWQWLETQPFVAGDVAIVGSVGWYDYSFAQASLGIPDRFYGAKLSPGAATYLGGYEHLFQPDTDISDVARDTVARWNDGKFIKLGRSDHDFLTERLANLASACEANAGARQIIAAVHHLPFRELLPPPKSAQWDFAKAYLGSEQIGRTLLRYPNVSTVYCGHSHMPGEATVGHIKAVNIGSGYRYKTFGQLDF
- a CDS encoding methyltransferase domain-containing protein, with the protein product MYNRAHAFVYQAAADLVDLLAPQPGEMILDLGCGTGPLASRVAGAGATVLGIDSSPAMIEAARAGFPKLDFRVADARSFRTDTPLDAVFSNATLHWVRPPAEAVETIWLALKPGGRFVAEFGAQRNVLAVRTAMEAALREMRIDPTGLSPWYFPSPGEYATLLEAQGFEVGQIASFPRFTKLEGADGLRNWIRMFASAYLTAVPEGQRDAFLSRAEDLARPTLFRDDMWHADYRRLRVAAVRPS
- a CDS encoding SMP-30/gluconolactonase/LRE family protein, encoding MASGETFVVVDKAEFEKIIPPQAEVETLAGDFGFIEGPVWFNTDNGGYLLFSDQPANTIFKWSQGEGISEWRKPSQRSNGNTKDLEGRLVTCEQTLRRVTVTEKDGTVRELANNFEGKKLNSPNDVVVKSDGTIWFTDPPYGVPRGEKREIDTQNVFRYDPKTDTTTAVLTHMDMPNGLAFSPDEKILYVAESLWNGPKDTQAFDVNPDGTVNANGRSVAALDRSRKDGVPDGIRIDRDGRIWSSAGDGVQIFTPDGRPIGTILTPHTVTNLTFGGPDGKTLYMTATKALCRIQTNMTGATDR
- the ligD gene encoding non-homologous end-joining DNA ligase, which produces MSFNLKSPRRKPSRAPMPAAVQPMLATGGVLPVDLDQYAFEYKWDGVRGIAYVEPDGLKLHSRNGLDITFKYPELQPLAAALDGRRAILDGEIVCLHDAGHPSFPHLQQRMQVSSRAAVEKVRKQYPVWFVLFDVLWLDGQWTTHLPLPERRELLEELTVEGPNWQTSPSHIGEGRTMLETARRHGIEGIVAKRLDSTYEPGRRSSAWVKIKIVHRQEFVIGGWVPEESAAARRVGSMLIGYHDCDGKLRYAGRIGTGLNADWHERLFREFAKRSRSSSPFADFVPLAGVQFVHPKLVAEIEFRRWPDGGLVQQGAFKGLRQDKKPADVVKEFNGIA
- a CDS encoding peptidylprolyl isomerase — its product is MEAALPILMTLFSILIPAKSWFAPNQPLDVKNDSKEVVTLVLTTFTGQAIEAGGATKLEPGKDVDLKAVFPQVATPGTYLLYAVPEGKSLPEFIGTPLVIGVRQDKREGAPSGPVVTKVEPLRYAVATTGKGKMTIIFYFDVAPNTGASFLSLADGGYFDGLTFHRVVPEFVIQGGDPRGDGTGGPGYSLPPEFNDRPHTAGTLSMARQGDPSEAPGVPPRYEFAASAGSQFFVCLDYERTKQLDGRYTVFGKVVEGMDTVRAIADTKLADPATGKPEQPQVIEKIEVIPVTPGKNPYEKLDVEEAK